From the genome of Biomphalaria glabrata chromosome 17, xgBioGlab47.1, whole genome shotgun sequence, one region includes:
- the LOC106060345 gene encoding uncharacterized protein LOC106060345 — MMNCQYEVEELENGEAALEAFMNCTKNPDHKNFIPMDKFTLNDLPLDYRDQDFFDLIKATADLTVRIGVPFVSENRPEYWPKENKKYPFSEKRNTTTSRTGTGKIYVYKYIDGCGFDGYGRNFKSPTGTKLETTNKYCPCQKCQDSGEKKNVWWEIFIFTATHLVYDEIEASKAVCRLFYDAEDSEVTLLENLSLVYANVERDVCEMKYVTCDAELGDKLYQTVQLCYDLLKKNFEGNFTSKFVFIVSHPHGSSKHVSFGRLQDNERYEELNADYDLSKLTYDTPTCPGSSGAKVYCLGLNMSGEYVHRGSLDSNLNYSSTGFCSKKC; from the exons ATGATGAATT GTCAATACGAAGTTGAAGAATTAGAAAATGGTGAAGCTGCTTTAGAAGCCTTCATGAATTGTACAAAAAATCCAGatcataaaaattttattcCTATGGATAAATTCACCCTAAATGACCTTCCTCTAGATTATCGTGACCAAGATTTCTTTGACCTGATTAAGGCTACAGCTGACCTGACAGTTAGAATTGGTGTGCCATTTGTCAGTGAAAACAGACCAGAGTATTGgcccaaagaaaataaaaaatatccttTTTCTGAGAAAAGAAACACTACGACAAGTAGAACTGGAACTGGAAAAATATACGTGTACAAATACATAGATGGGTGTGGATTTGATGGATATGGTCGAAATTTTAAATCTCCGACCGGTACTAAACTTGAGACTACTAATAAATATTGTCCATGTCAAAAATGTCAAGACTCAGGGGAAAAGAAAAACGTCTGGtgggaaatttttatttttacagccACGCATTTAGTTTATGATGAAATTGAAGCCAGTAAGGCTGTTTGTAGGTTGTTCTATGATGCTGAAGACAGTGAAGTTACACTTTTGGAAAACTTGAGTCTCGTATACGCAAATGTTGAGAGGGACGTCTGTGAGATGAAATACGTGACGTGTGATGCGGAACTTGGAGACAAACTTTACCAGACGGTACAACTCTGCTATgacctattgaaaaaaaattttgaggGGAATTTCACATCAAAATTTGTGTTTATAGTATCACATCCTCATGGCAGTTCTAAGCATGTCAGCTTTGGTAGACTACAAGACAACGAGAGGTATGAGGAACTGAACGCTGATTACGACCTGTCAAAGTTGACCTATGATACGCCGACATGTCCAGGAAGTAGTGGCGCGAAAGTCTACTGTCTTGGGTTGAATATGTCTGGGGAATACGTCCATAGGGGGAGTTTAGACTCAAATCTTAATTATAGTAGCACTGGCTTCTGTAGTAAGAAATGTTGA